One window of the bacterium genome contains the following:
- a CDS encoding glycosyltransferase family 2 protein produces MTAPGPLLSVVIVCRNQLNSLKFTMATLRDQAPAAAHEIIVIDQGSTDGSAQFLSKLADNPRLRLVNDDTDEGRSAARNRGARASRGRFIVFLDPGMVLGPHWAEALVDTLEKDPLVGATAGKVILQDGRIDHAGLAVIRWDQPRRPRLSGRSLHAGRQADFGASLRPLAVQGLSGEAICVRASAFFAVGGFDEGMGREFARPKPMAEGEPAGLDLCLRLGARGWLCVYRPETVMTRLRAAENDPDADARRYELTTNDDQVLLTATWLGRARPDFVAPAAGGAVAQDNGGIRPWVEPGIAFAYGDYHHGRSPGSPVSGVLAPVASVIVPTCNALDYTRLCVESLLTNTDVRHELIFVDNGSTDGTPEYLQGLARDHKRVRVILNGDNLGFARGCNLGLAAAHGRHLVLLNSDTVVTGDWLERLLQVAEANPRAGLVGPVTNNISGLQKLDSVGYDEESLAGLGEFAAAEASRHDGEIERTLRLTGMCLLIKRELLARIGGLDEIFGLGNYEDNDYCLRAHLSGYECLVARGVFIHHFGSRSFAAAGIDYLAQIRRQWSVFKAKWGIPAETPFNGNVEMGALLAGGFDPERHFQPLPAEPAAGTGVGGLAAEPAACGQS; encoded by the coding sequence ATGACCGCTCCCGGGCCGCTGCTGTCCGTCGTTATCGTTTGTCGTAACCAGTTGAATTCGCTGAAGTTCACTATGGCCACGCTCCGGGACCAGGCGCCTGCCGCGGCCCACGAGATCATTGTCATCGACCAGGGTTCCACCGACGGCAGCGCCCAGTTTCTGTCCAAGCTGGCCGATAATCCCCGGCTGCGCCTGGTCAATGACGACACCGACGAGGGCCGGTCGGCCGCGCGCAACCGCGGTGCGCGCGCCTCGCGTGGCCGTTTCATCGTCTTTCTGGATCCCGGCATGGTGCTCGGCCCCCACTGGGCCGAAGCGCTGGTCGACACGCTGGAGAAGGACCCGCTGGTCGGCGCCACCGCCGGCAAGGTCATCCTGCAGGACGGTCGCATCGACCACGCGGGCCTGGCCGTGATCCGCTGGGACCAGCCGCGACGCCCGCGCCTGTCGGGCCGCAGCCTGCACGCCGGGCGCCAGGCCGACTTCGGCGCGTCGTTGCGCCCCCTGGCGGTGCAGGGGCTGTCCGGCGAGGCGATCTGCGTGCGCGCCTCGGCGTTCTTCGCCGTGGGCGGCTTCGATGAGGGCATGGGGCGCGAGTTCGCGCGACCCAAGCCCATGGCCGAGGGCGAACCTGCCGGCCTGGACCTCTGCCTGCGCCTGGGCGCGCGCGGCTGGCTGTGCGTGTACCGCCCCGAGACGGTGATGACGCGCCTGCGCGCGGCCGAGAATGATCCCGACGCCGATGCGCGGCGCTATGAACTGACGACGAACGACGACCAGGTGCTGCTCACGGCGACCTGGCTCGGCCGCGCACGTCCCGACTTCGTGGCCCCGGCCGCCGGCGGCGCCGTGGCGCAGGACAACGGCGGCATCCGCCCCTGGGTGGAGCCGGGCATCGCGTTCGCCTACGGCGACTACCACCACGGCCGCAGCCCCGGTTCGCCGGTCAGCGGCGTGCTGGCGCCCGTGGCCAGCGTCATCGTGCCCACCTGCAACGCGCTGGACTACACGCGGCTGTGCGTGGAGTCGCTGCTGACGAACACCGACGTGCGCCACGAGCTCATCTTCGTCGACAACGGCAGCACCGACGGCACGCCCGAGTACCTGCAGGGGCTGGCCCGCGACCACAAGCGCGTTCGCGTGATCCTCAACGGCGACAACCTCGGCTTCGCGCGCGGCTGTAACCTGGGCCTGGCTGCGGCGCACGGCCGGCACCTGGTGCTGCTCAACAGCGACACCGTGGTCACCGGCGACTGGCTCGAGCGCCTGCTCCAGGTGGCCGAGGCGAACCCGCGCGCCGGCCTCGTGGGCCCGGTCACGAACAACATTTCCGGCCTGCAGAAGCTGGATTCGGTGGGCTACGACGAGGAGAGCCTGGCGGGGCTGGGCGAGTTCGCCGCTGCCGAGGCTTCGCGTCACGACGGCGAGATCGAGCGGACACTGCGCCTGACGGGCATGTGCCTGCTGATCAAGCGCGAGTTGCTGGCGCGCATCGGCGGGCTGGACGAGATCTTCGGGCTGGGCAACTACGAGGACAACGACTACTGCCTGCGCGCCCACCTGTCCGGCTACGAGTGCCTGGTCGCGCGCGGCGTCTTCATCCATCATTTCGGCAGCCGCAGTTTCGCCGCCGCGGGCATCGACTACCTGGCGCAGATCCGCCGGCAGTGGTCGGTCTTCAAGGCGAAGTGGGGGATCCCGGCCGAGACGCCCTTCAACGGCAACGTGGAGATGGGCGCGCTGCTCGCGGGGGGCTTCGATCCGGAGCGGCACTTCCAGCCGTTGCCGGCCGAGCCGGCAGCGGGAACCGGAGTGGGCGGATTGGCCGCCGAGCCCGCCGCCTGCGGCCAGTCCTGA
- a CDS encoding glycosyltransferase family 39 protein, which yields MNRAQPSLIAMTDGARSRVHAAAVAGVLLVALVVRWWAAAHNEFPTVDGTQYLDQSWQLCFRGQLVYSCFPPGWPLLVALPLRFLPADDPQSMLTAAHIANVVLGVLSVWLTWLLLRRRLGFALSLAGAVLVALLPQYVVLAKSDLSDPAYMCGLLGGWLLLERRRDLPAALVLGFTYLVRPESALASLGLIAWRWRADRRVPWRLVIGHAVLVIPYLVFLRVAGGAWDISSKTVALTQSVDAHPGLDYAGLIGANLAKLAPLLTGQLGVPLALLAAYGIVRHRGAWAWLLLPLASVPLVINPMVVRFWLPYLPVLLLGAGLGARSLVDLVARRNAAGGARGTSTPRVAPTIALAVLVASGLAVAAIDDAPLIRRNTEAYYGLKDAGLWLRRPTTRESLVADYKPYAAFWAGTRFLKYPELGNALEYALWARNQDVDYLVVNVQTVRQYLPGLDGLLVSPLAPELADKLELVHTCFYERVGDNTVVYRVKR from the coding sequence ATGAATCGCGCGCAACCGTCCCTGATCGCCATGACCGACGGTGCGCGGAGCCGGGTGCACGCTGCCGCCGTGGCCGGCGTGCTGCTGGTCGCGCTGGTCGTGCGCTGGTGGGCGGCCGCCCACAACGAGTTCCCCACCGTCGACGGCACGCAGTACCTTGACCAGTCCTGGCAGCTCTGCTTCCGGGGCCAGCTCGTCTACAGCTGCTTCCCGCCCGGTTGGCCGCTGCTGGTGGCGCTGCCGCTGCGCTTCCTGCCGGCCGACGACCCGCAGTCGATGCTGACGGCCGCGCACATCGCCAACGTGGTGCTCGGCGTGTTGTCCGTTTGGTTGACGTGGCTCCTGCTGCGGAGGCGGCTGGGCTTCGCCCTGTCGCTGGCGGGAGCTGTGCTGGTGGCGCTGCTGCCGCAGTACGTGGTGCTGGCCAAGAGCGACCTCTCGGACCCGGCCTACATGTGCGGACTGCTGGGCGGCTGGCTGCTGCTGGAGCGCAGGCGCGACCTGCCTGCCGCGCTGGTGCTCGGGTTCACCTACCTGGTGCGGCCCGAGTCGGCGCTGGCCAGCCTGGGACTCATCGCGTGGCGCTGGCGCGCGGATCGTCGCGTGCCCTGGCGGCTGGTGATCGGGCACGCCGTCCTCGTGATCCCCTACCTGGTCTTCCTGCGCGTGGCCGGCGGCGCCTGGGACATCAGCAGCAAGACCGTGGCGCTGACGCAGAGCGTGGACGCGCATCCGGGACTGGACTACGCGGGCCTGATCGGCGCGAACCTCGCCAAGCTGGCGCCGTTGCTGACGGGACAGCTCGGCGTGCCGCTGGCGCTGCTGGCGGCGTACGGCATCGTGCGACATCGCGGGGCCTGGGCCTGGCTGCTGCTGCCGCTGGCATCGGTGCCGCTGGTCATCAACCCGATGGTGGTGCGGTTCTGGCTGCCGTACCTGCCGGTGCTGCTGCTGGGCGCGGGCCTGGGGGCGCGATCGCTGGTGGACCTGGTGGCGCGGCGGAACGCGGCCGGTGGCGCACGCGGAACGAGCACGCCGCGGGTCGCGCCGACCATCGCGCTGGCCGTGCTGGTGGCGAGCGGGCTGGCGGTGGCCGCGATCGATGATGCGCCCCTGATCCGGCGCAACACCGAGGCCTACTACGGCTTGAAGGATGCGGGGCTGTGGCTGCGCCGCCCGACCACGCGGGAATCACTGGTCGCCGACTACAAACCGTATGCGGCCTTCTGGGCCGGAACGCGGTTCCTGAAGTACCCCGAACTGGGGAATGCGCTGGAATACGCGCTGTGGGCCCGGAACCAGGACGTCGACTACCTCGTCGTGAACGTCCAGACCGTGCGCCAGTACCTGCCGGGGCTCGATGGGCTGCTGGTCAGCCCGCTGGCGCCGGAGCTGGCCGACAAGCTCGAGCTGGTGCACACCTGCTTCTACGAGCGCGTCGGGGACAATACCGTTGTGTACCGCGTAAAGCGCTGA
- a CDS encoding DUF523 domain-containing protein produces MTPAPTTLRIAVSACLLGEPVRYDGQEKTCAAVRDGLAALAELVPLCPEVGAGMPVPREPVDLHGDAIAPRMIGGVTGEDWTERTLAWIEAALDRCESLGVSGFVLKARSPSCGVGTALLYAVPGAEPTRTDGLLAATIRRRFPHLPLVEDEGLDAAAFVRRAARHARG; encoded by the coding sequence ATGACACCGGCGCCGACGACGCTCCGCATCGCCGTCAGCGCCTGCCTGCTGGGCGAGCCCGTCCGCTACGACGGCCAGGAGAAGACCTGTGCCGCCGTGCGCGACGGGCTCGCTGCGTTGGCGGAACTGGTGCCGCTGTGCCCGGAGGTCGGCGCCGGCATGCCGGTGCCGCGCGAGCCGGTCGACCTGCACGGTGATGCCATCGCGCCCCGGATGATCGGCGGCGTGACCGGCGAGGACTGGACCGAACGCACCCTGGCCTGGATCGAGGCGGCGCTCGATCGCTGCGAGTCGCTGGGCGTGTCGGGATTCGTGCTGAAGGCGCGCTCGCCCAGCTGCGGCGTGGGCACGGCGTTGCTATACGCGGTGCCCGGCGCCGAGCCGACGCGCACCGACGGCCTGCTGGCGGCGACGATCCGCCGGCGCTTCCCGCACCTGCCGCTGGTCGAGGACGAAGGGCTGGATGCGGCGGCGTTCGTTCGTCGCGCGGCGCGGCACGCGCGGGGCTGA
- the acs gene encoding acetate--CoA ligase, with amino-acid sequence MADDNKSEVYGPNPDVAATSYIGSMAEYQRLYRLSLDDPETFWGKQAETLSWFVPPRMVFDHDYENVDFSWYLGGRLNACYNCVDRHLNTLGDKTAIIWVKDEPGQYEHITYRQLKHQVARVANVLKAHGVNKGDRVAIYMPMVPELAYTMLACARIGAVHSIIFGGFSADAIRDRILDAQCHVVVTANEGLRGGKVVKLKETVDRAVDGLETVRTVLVARRTDHASPMRAGRDFWLDEEMKKQRSTCTVEWIGAEDPLFILYTSGSTGKPKGVLHTTGGYMVYASMTHRMVFNYRPGDIYFCAADIGWITGHSYIIYGPLANGATTVMFESIPTYPDAGRYWQIVDDLKVNIFYTAPTALRAIAREGDAFLAKSSRESLRVLGTVGEPINPDTWKWYWDKVGKKRCCVVDTWWQTETGGIMITPLPGITPLKPGSATLPFFGVKPVLMDADGQILEGNGVTGNLCIERTWPGQARTVWGDHQRFHDTYFTQYPGYYFTGDGCRRDEDGYYWITGRVDDVINVSGHRLGTAEVESALVAHEAVAEAAVVGFPHEIKGQGIFSYVILSADAASGSGSELVGALKEQVRHVIGPIATPDAILIVPGLPKTRSGKIMRRILRKIAAGEYTGLGDVTTLADPGVVDQLIEAHKKLPKA; translated from the coding sequence ATGGCCGACGACAACAAGAGCGAAGTCTACGGGCCGAATCCCGATGTTGCCGCCACGTCCTACATCGGCAGCATGGCCGAGTACCAGCGGCTGTACCGGCTGTCGCTGGATGACCCGGAGACGTTCTGGGGCAAGCAGGCCGAGACCCTCTCGTGGTTCGTGCCGCCGCGGATGGTGTTCGACCACGACTATGAGAACGTCGACTTCAGCTGGTACCTGGGGGGGCGCCTGAACGCCTGCTACAACTGCGTCGACCGCCACCTGAACACGCTCGGCGACAAGACGGCCATCATCTGGGTGAAGGACGAGCCGGGCCAGTACGAGCACATCACCTATCGGCAGCTCAAGCACCAGGTGGCGCGCGTGGCCAACGTGCTGAAGGCCCACGGTGTGAACAAGGGCGATCGCGTGGCGATCTACATGCCGATGGTGCCCGAGCTGGCCTATACGATGCTGGCCTGCGCGCGCATCGGCGCCGTGCACTCGATCATCTTCGGCGGCTTCAGCGCCGACGCCATCCGCGACCGCATCCTCGACGCCCAGTGCCATGTTGTGGTCACGGCCAACGAGGGCCTGCGCGGCGGCAAGGTGGTCAAGCTGAAGGAGACGGTCGATCGCGCCGTCGACGGGCTGGAGACGGTGCGCACCGTGCTGGTGGCCCGTCGCACCGACCATGCGTCGCCCATGCGCGCGGGTCGCGACTTCTGGCTGGACGAGGAGATGAAGAAGCAGCGCTCGACCTGCACCGTCGAGTGGATCGGCGCCGAGGACCCGCTGTTCATCCTCTACACCTCGGGGTCGACCGGCAAGCCCAAGGGCGTGCTGCATACTACGGGCGGCTACATGGTCTATGCGTCGATGACGCATCGCATGGTCTTCAACTACCGCCCGGGCGACATCTACTTCTGCGCGGCGGACATCGGCTGGATCACGGGACACTCCTACATCATCTACGGGCCGCTGGCCAACGGCGCCACGACCGTCATGTTCGAGTCCATTCCGACGTATCCCGATGCCGGGCGCTACTGGCAGATCGTCGATGACCTGAAGGTCAACATCTTCTACACGGCGCCCACGGCGCTGCGCGCCATCGCCCGCGAAGGCGACGCGTTCCTGGCGAAGTCTTCCCGCGAGTCGCTGAGGGTGCTGGGCACCGTGGGTGAGCCCATCAACCCGGACACCTGGAAGTGGTACTGGGACAAGGTGGGCAAGAAGCGCTGCTGCGTGGTGGACACGTGGTGGCAGACCGAGACCGGCGGCATCATGATCACGCCGCTGCCGGGCATCACGCCGCTGAAGCCGGGTTCTGCCACGCTGCCGTTCTTCGGCGTCAAGCCGGTGCTGATGGACGCCGACGGCCAGATCCTCGAGGGCAACGGCGTCACGGGCAACCTCTGCATCGAGCGCACCTGGCCCGGCCAGGCCCGCACGGTCTGGGGCGACCACCAGCGCTTCCATGACACGTACTTCACCCAGTATCCCGGCTACTACTTCACCGGCGACGGCTGCCGGCGCGACGAGGACGGCTACTACTGGATCACCGGCCGCGTCGACGACGTCATCAATGTCAGCGGACATCGCCTCGGCACCGCCGAGGTGGAGAGCGCGCTCGTGGCGCACGAGGCGGTCGCCGAAGCCGCGGTGGTCGGGTTCCCGCACGAGATCAAGGGCCAGGGCATCTTCTCGTACGTGATCCTCAGCGCCGACGCGGCCAGCGGTTCGGGCAGCGAACTGGTGGGCGCGCTGAAGGAGCAGGTGAGGCACGTCATCGGCCCCATTGCGACCCCGGATGCCATCCTGATCGTGCCGGGGCTGCCGAAGACGCGCTCGGGCAAGATCATGCGGCGCATCCTGCGCAAGATCGCGGCCGGCGAGTACACCGGCCTCGGCGACGTGACGACGCTGGCCGACCCCGGCGTGGTCGACCAGTTGATCGAGGCGCACAAGAAGCTGCCGAAGGCCTGA
- a CDS encoding methyl-accepting chemotaxis protein — protein sequence MFRGMTLRGRTLGTGLALLLVPLAIIFGVVVISQMQMREATSAEVRKLAIQDLDHLVQGIEAMCLTQQAVLEDAVIDGLSVTRAALARAGAPALGSETVSWSAVNQFTKATSTIDLPRLMAGETWLGQNADIAAPSPVVDEVRDLVGGTATIFQRMNDGGDMLRVCTNVQTKDGKRAIGKFIPATNSDGQPNPVLKSVLAGQVYRGRAFVVDRWYVTAYEPIRDAAGGIVGMSYFGVPLESATALRQSIMDVKVGQTGYVYVLDGKGNYVVSKDGKRDGESLWEAKDANGTTFIQEIVTKAKALPDGQVGEQIYPWLNKGDEDARNKIARFVYFEPWDWVIGAGAYLDEFGAAEVAVASYSQRTLVMIGIASLVSLLMAGAVWFLVSRRIARQVGHVADTLSTASAQVGLSSGEVATSSQSLAEGANQQAASLQEVNAAMAQILSTTRTNAESADRTNGLAGTAADAAGRGVEAMRNLGRVMGDIKSSSDETARILKTIDEIAFQTNLLALNAAVEAARAGDAGRGFAVVAEEVRNLAQRSAEAARSTDSLIQKARQSSDQGVVATGDVGGILEEIATGVTSVRELVAQVAASSRQQAQGVGEITAAMTRLDHVTQGTAASAEESAAAGQDLQAQSRAVAEAVDELRLLTEGANRS from the coding sequence ATGTTCAGGGGTATGACCCTTCGCGGCCGCACGCTGGGCACCGGCCTGGCCCTGCTGTTGGTGCCATTGGCGATCATTTTCGGGGTCGTCGTCATCTCGCAGATGCAGATGCGCGAGGCCACCTCAGCCGAGGTACGCAAGCTCGCCATCCAGGACCTCGACCACCTGGTGCAGGGCATCGAGGCGATGTGCCTCACGCAACAGGCCGTGCTCGAGGATGCGGTGATCGATGGATTGTCGGTCACGCGCGCCGCACTGGCACGCGCAGGGGCGCCGGCATTGGGCAGCGAAACCGTGTCGTGGTCGGCGGTGAACCAGTTCACGAAGGCGACGTCCACGATCGATCTTCCGCGCCTGATGGCGGGCGAAACGTGGCTCGGCCAGAACGCCGATATCGCCGCACCCAGCCCGGTCGTGGACGAGGTGCGCGACCTCGTCGGAGGCACCGCAACCATCTTCCAGCGCATGAACGACGGCGGCGACATGCTGCGCGTGTGCACCAACGTGCAGACCAAGGACGGAAAGCGCGCGATCGGCAAGTTCATCCCGGCGACGAACTCCGACGGCCAGCCCAATCCCGTGCTGAAGTCGGTGCTCGCGGGCCAGGTCTACCGCGGCCGCGCCTTCGTGGTCGACCGCTGGTACGTCACCGCCTACGAGCCGATCCGCGACGCCGCCGGCGGCATCGTCGGCATGTCCTACTTCGGCGTGCCGCTGGAGAGCGCAACGGCCCTGCGGCAGTCGATCATGGACGTGAAGGTCGGGCAGACCGGCTACGTCTACGTGCTCGACGGCAAGGGCAACTACGTCGTCTCCAAGGACGGCAAGCGCGACGGCGAGAGCCTCTGGGAAGCCAAGGATGCCAACGGCACGACGTTCATCCAGGAGATCGTGACCAAGGCGAAGGCGCTGCCGGACGGCCAGGTCGGGGAGCAGATCTATCCCTGGCTGAACAAGGGAGACGAGGACGCGCGCAATAAGATCGCCCGCTTCGTCTACTTCGAGCCCTGGGACTGGGTCATCGGCGCCGGTGCCTACCTTGACGAGTTCGGCGCGGCCGAAGTGGCCGTGGCCTCCTATTCGCAGCGCACCCTGGTGATGATCGGCATCGCCAGTCTCGTGTCGCTGCTGATGGCCGGCGCCGTGTGGTTCCTGGTCTCCCGTCGCATCGCGCGGCAGGTCGGGCACGTGGCCGACACGCTCAGCACGGCATCGGCGCAGGTGGGCCTCTCGTCGGGTGAAGTGGCCACGAGCAGCCAGTCACTGGCCGAAGGCGCCAACCAGCAGGCCGCGTCACTGCAGGAAGTGAACGCGGCCATGGCGCAGATCCTGTCCACCACCCGGACCAATGCCGAGAGCGCCGACCGTACGAACGGACTGGCCGGAACGGCGGCCGACGCGGCCGGACGCGGCGTCGAGGCGATGCGGAACCTCGGGCGCGTGATGGGCGACATCAAGTCGTCCAGCGACGAAACGGCGCGCATCCTCAAGACGATCGACGAGATCGCCTTCCAGACCAACCTGCTGGCGCTCAATGCGGCGGTCGAAGCGGCGCGGGCCGGCGATGCCGGCCGCGGCTTCGCGGTCGTGGCCGAGGAAGTGCGCAACCTGGCCCAGCGCAGCGCCGAGGCCGCCCGCAGCACCGACAGCCTCATCCAGAAGGCACGCCAGAGCTCGGACCAGGGCGTTGTCGCCACCGGCGACGTGGGCGGCATCCTCGAGGAGATCGCCACCGGCGTCACCTCGGTGCGTGAACTGGTGGCCCAGGTAGCAGCCTCCAGCCGCCAGCAGGCGCAGGGCGTGGGCGAGATCACTGCCGCCATGACGCGGCTGGACCATGTCACCCAGGGAACGGCCGCCAGCGCCGAGGAATCGGCAGCGGCCGGGCAGGATCTGCAGGCCCAGTCGCGCGCGGTGGCGGAAGCGGTGGATGAGCTCCGACTGCTTACCGAGGGGGCGAACCGCAGCTGA
- a CDS encoding class I SAM-dependent methyltransferase, translating to MAFKDHFSRQAADYAAFRPAYPDALYDWLAVQAPATRLAWDAGCGSGQASVGLAVRFERVEASDPSADQIARATAHPGVRYHVAAETLPALADRSVDLLTVAQAWHWFDRAAYLAEARRVAVPGAVLAVWTYNLHRVTEEVDAVVDALYAELDPWWPPERRHVEDGYARLAPPGDEVPAPAFAMTAAWNLGHLLGYLASWSAVAACRADTGCDPLAGYEPQLRSAWGEARARRPVSWPLTVRAVRL from the coding sequence ATGGCCTTCAAGGACCACTTCTCGCGCCAGGCTGCCGACTACGCCGCGTTCCGTCCGGCGTACCCGGACGCCCTCTACGACTGGCTGGCCGTGCAGGCGCCGGCCACGCGGCTGGCCTGGGATGCGGGCTGCGGCAGCGGCCAGGCCTCGGTCGGGCTGGCCGTCCGGTTCGAACGCGTCGAGGCCAGCGACCCCAGCGCCGACCAGATCGCCCGCGCCACCGCCCATCCCGGGGTCCGTTACCATGTCGCCGCCGAGACGCTGCCGGCGCTGGCGGACCGTTCGGTCGACCTGCTCACCGTGGCCCAGGCCTGGCACTGGTTCGATCGCGCAGCCTACCTGGCCGAGGCGCGCCGCGTGGCGGTGCCGGGCGCCGTGCTCGCTGTCTGGACGTACAACCTGCACCGCGTGACCGAAGAAGTGGACGCGGTCGTCGATGCGCTCTATGCCGAACTGGACCCCTGGTGGCCGCCCGAGCGGCGTCACGTGGAGGACGGCTACGCCCGCCTGGCGCCACCGGGCGATGAGGTGCCCGCCCCGGCCTTCGCGATGACCGCCGCGTGGAACCTCGGCCACCTGCTCGGCTATCTCGCCAGCTGGTCGGCGGTCGCCGCCTGCCGGGCGGACACCGGGTGCGACCCGCTGGCCGGGTACGAACCGCAATTGCGGAGCGCCTGGGGCGAGGCCCGCGCCCGGCGTCCCGTCTCCTGGCCGCTGACCGTCCGCGCCGTCAGGCTCTGA
- a CDS encoding inorganic pyrophosphatase has product MEVDIELLHHLFRAHPWHGVAIGDEAPERVTAYVEIVPTDTVKYELDKPTGLLKVDRPQKFSNVYPTLYGLLPQTYCGPKVAEYCMQQASRKGIVGDGDPLDICILAEKTITHGDILLTVTPIGGLRMIDGNEADDKIIAVLGTDAIYGHLRDIYECPASMVERLRHYFLTYKDAPGARRSETEITHIYGRAEAHEVIERSQADYTAKFGPLKGLFEQLRSR; this is encoded by the coding sequence ATGGAAGTCGATATCGAACTGCTGCATCACCTGTTCCGCGCGCACCCCTGGCATGGCGTGGCCATAGGGGACGAGGCGCCCGAGCGTGTGACGGCGTATGTCGAGATCGTGCCCACCGACACGGTGAAGTACGAGCTCGACAAGCCCACCGGACTGCTGAAGGTGGACCGGCCCCAGAAGTTCTCGAACGTGTACCCGACGCTCTACGGCCTGTTGCCGCAGACCTATTGCGGCCCGAAGGTGGCTGAATACTGCATGCAGCAGGCGTCACGCAAGGGCATCGTCGGCGACGGCGATCCGCTGGACATCTGCATCCTGGCCGAGAAGACGATCACGCACGGCGACATCCTACTGACGGTGACGCCCATCGGCGGGCTGCGCATGATCGACGGCAACGAGGCCGACGACAAGATCATCGCCGTGCTGGGCACCGACGCCATCTACGGTCACCTGCGCGACATCTACGAGTGCCCGGCTTCCATGGTCGAGCGCCTGCGCCACTACTTCCTGACCTACAAGGACGCGCCGGGCGCGCGGCGCAGCGAGACCGAGATCACGCACATCTACGGCCGGGCGGAAGCGCACGAGGTCATCGAGCGGAGCCAGGCCGACTACACCGCGAAGTTCGGCCCGCTGAAGGGCCTGTTCGAGCAGCTGCGCTCGCGCTGA
- the moaA gene encoding GTP 3',8-cyclase MoaA, with amino-acid sequence MSAGPEAHGARPAAHPAAALPAPGPAAFATVGPAPNGPLVDPQGRRLDYLRLAVTDRCNLRCRYCMPAAGVALGERDEILSIEELIRVGALFAGLGVRSFRITGGEPLVRRGVVSLIAALRALPSSPEVLLTTNGLLLVEHLDGLIDAGLKRVNLSLDSLDQGTWTAITRREGFERARSAIDLVLARGLGLKLNMVVLPGWNDHELDDFVELTRERAMTVRFIEPMPFLGEGRLSGPGISGPEILARLSVREQVEPEPVRPGAVEKLFRVPGHVGRIGIIEGHSRTFCGTCRRLRIDARGRLRTCLYGRPSAFLRPLMRAGADDDALVATVRRAVAGRLADGVAAETEHRRHNLESMVNIGG; translated from the coding sequence ATGTCCGCAGGACCAGAAGCCCACGGCGCCCGTCCCGCCGCCCATCCTGCCGCCGCCCTGCCGGCTCCGGGACCGGCGGCGTTCGCCACCGTGGGCCCGGCGCCGAACGGCCCGCTGGTCGATCCGCAGGGTCGCCGCCTCGACTACCTGCGCCTGGCGGTCACCGACCGCTGCAACCTGCGCTGCCGCTATTGCATGCCTGCGGCCGGCGTGGCCCTGGGCGAGCGCGACGAAATCCTCTCCATCGAAGAATTGATCCGTGTCGGCGCCCTGTTCGCGGGCCTCGGCGTGCGCAGCTTCCGCATCACCGGTGGCGAGCCGCTGGTACGCCGGGGCGTCGTCTCGCTGATCGCGGCCCTGCGCGCGCTGCCGTCGTCGCCCGAAGTGCTGCTGACCACCAACGGCCTGCTGCTGGTGGAGCACCTGGACGGCCTTATCGACGCGGGGCTGAAGCGCGTGAACCTCAGCCTCGACTCGCTGGACCAGGGAACCTGGACGGCGATCACGCGTCGCGAAGGCTTCGAGCGCGCACGCTCGGCCATCGACCTGGTGCTGGCGCGGGGCCTGGGCCTCAAGCTGAACATGGTGGTGCTGCCGGGCTGGAACGACCATGAACTGGATGATTTCGTCGAGCTCACGCGTGAGCGCGCGATGACCGTGCGCTTCATCGAGCCGATGCCGTTCCTCGGCGAGGGCCGGCTGAGCGGTCCGGGCATCTCCGGTCCGGAGATCCTGGCGCGCCTGTCCGTCAGGGAACAGGTCGAGCCCGAGCCGGTGCGCCCGGGCGCCGTGGAGAAACTGTTCCGCGTGCCCGGCCATGTCGGGCGCATCGGGATCATCGAGGGGCACAGCCGCACGTTCTGCGGCACGTGCCGACGCCTGCGCATCGACGCGCGGGGCCGCCTGCGCACCTGTCTCTACGGACGTCCGTCGGCGTTCCTGCGCCCGCTGATGCGCGCCGGCGCCGACGACGACGCGCTGGTGGCCACGGTCCGTCGCGCAGTGGCCGGGCGCCTGGCCGATGGCGTGGCCGCCGAGACCGAGCACCGGCGGCACAATCTCGAGAGCATGGTCAACATCGGCGGCTGA